Proteins from a single region of Desulfobacter postgatei 2ac9:
- a CDS encoding PhoH family protein — MKKIFILDTNVILHDSGCIHQFKDNDIYIPITVIEELDKFKKGNNVINCNARDFLRTLDALSCDTVLNGGAPIDNGKGNIAIRLDTPLDPIIKNNFNEITPDIRIINTAYSIAKENGFKNVVFVTKDVNLRLKARSIGLKTENYNSQFVENISEMYTGMKVVNNISSQVLSDLYQKPYETQTASLGQEVALFANENVILKNGSKSALAYFDGASQTVKLIQPRTCYGIKPRNSEQTFALNAMLNPDISLVTISGKAGTGKTLLALAAALAKKQFYRQIFIARPVVPLSNKDLGFLPGDVASKLDPYMQPLYDNLSVIQNQFNENGSNGKNIKELIEEEKIVITPISYIRGRSIVRVFFIVDEAQNLTPHEVKTIITRAGEGTKIVFTGDIFQIDHPYLDTQTNGLAYIIEKMKGQKIYAHINLEKGERSELAELASKIL; from the coding sequence ATGAAAAAAATTTTTATCCTGGATACCAACGTCATCCTACATGACAGCGGATGCATTCATCAATTCAAAGACAATGACATTTATATTCCCATTACGGTTATTGAGGAACTGGATAAATTTAAAAAAGGGAACAATGTCATTAATTGCAATGCCCGGGACTTTTTAAGGACCCTGGATGCTTTATCCTGTGATACGGTGCTCAACGGCGGGGCGCCCATTGATAACGGAAAAGGCAATATTGCCATTCGCCTGGATACCCCCTTGGATCCCATAATTAAAAACAATTTTAATGAAATCACCCCGGATATCAGAATTATAAATACTGCCTATTCCATTGCCAAAGAAAATGGTTTTAAAAATGTTGTTTTTGTAACCAAGGACGTGAACTTGCGCCTGAAAGCCCGCTCCATTGGTTTAAAAACTGAAAATTACAACTCCCAGTTTGTTGAAAACATCTCCGAGATGTACACGGGTATGAAGGTGGTGAATAACATCAGCTCCCAGGTACTGAGCGACCTGTATCAGAAGCCCTATGAAACCCAAACCGCAAGCCTGGGCCAGGAAGTTGCTCTTTTTGCCAATGAAAATGTGATACTGAAAAACGGATCCAAATCAGCCCTGGCCTATTTTGACGGCGCAAGTCAGACCGTCAAATTGATTCAACCCAGAACATGCTACGGCATCAAACCGCGGAATTCGGAGCAGACATTTGCCCTGAATGCCATGCTTAATCCGGATATATCCCTTGTTACCATTTCCGGCAAAGCAGGTACCGGAAAAACCCTGCTGGCTCTGGCCGCCGCCCTGGCTAAAAAGCAGTTTTACCGCCAGATTTTCATCGCCCGGCCTGTGGTTCCGCTGAGCAACAAAGATTTAGGGTTTCTTCCCGGCGATGTGGCGTCCAAGCTGGACCCCTATATGCAACCCCTGTATGACAACCTCTCTGTTATACAGAATCAATTTAATGAAAATGGTTCCAACGGAAAAAATATCAAGGAGTTAATAGAAGAGGAAAAGATCGTTATCACACCGATTTCATATATCAGGGGCCGATCTATTGTACGGGTCTTTTTTATCGTGGATGAGGCCCAGAACCTGACGCCCCATGAGGTAAAAACCATCATCACCCGGGCAGGGGAGGGTACAAAAATTGTTTTTACAGGGGATATATTCCAGATAGACCACCCCTATCTGGATACCCAAACCAATGGCCTTGCCTATATCATAGAAAAGATGAAGGGACAGAAGATTTATGCCCACATCAATCTTGAGAAAGGTGAGCGTTCTGAATTGGCCGAGTTAGCTTCAAAAATATTATAG
- the trxB gene encoding thioredoxin-disulfide reductase, protein MSEYDLVIIGAGPAGLTAGLYAARARMNVLLIEKAVPGGQILVTDWIENYPGFPEGISGYDLAEKIKEQALTLGLNIETAEVQGLDLSGTIKEVIFKEKRIKTKSLIIASGASPKRPGIGEEKFMGKGVSFCATCDGPFFRDKVLVAVGGGDTAIQESIFLTKFAKKVYVVHRRDELRATKILQERAFANDKIEFLWDSVVTGMDGFFGVEKVHVKNLKTGNESQIEANGCFIWIGILPNTEFIKGDVKTDESGFIVVDTKMQTNVPGVFAIGDVRDTPLRQIATAVGDGAIAAVSAEHYIENL, encoded by the coding sequence ATGAGTGAATATGATCTGGTGATCATCGGTGCCGGGCCCGCCGGTCTGACCGCAGGACTGTATGCGGCCCGGGCTCGGATGAATGTTTTACTGATTGAAAAGGCTGTGCCTGGAGGGCAGATCCTTGTAACGGACTGGATTGAAAATTATCCCGGATTCCCCGAAGGGATTTCCGGATATGACCTGGCCGAAAAAATAAAAGAGCAGGCGTTGACTCTCGGTTTAAACATTGAAACCGCAGAGGTTCAGGGGCTTGATCTTTCCGGAACGATCAAGGAAGTTATTTTCAAGGAAAAACGCATCAAAACCAAATCCCTGATCATAGCCTCGGGCGCATCGCCCAAAAGACCCGGAATCGGTGAGGAGAAGTTCATGGGTAAAGGAGTCTCCTTTTGCGCCACCTGTGACGGGCCTTTTTTCCGGGACAAGGTGCTAGTTGCGGTAGGCGGCGGGGATACAGCGATTCAGGAATCCATTTTCCTCACCAAATTTGCTAAAAAAGTGTATGTGGTTCATCGCAGGGATGAACTTCGGGCCACTAAGATTCTTCAGGAAAGAGCTTTTGCCAACGACAAAATTGAATTCCTCTGGGATAGTGTAGTGACGGGTATGGATGGATTTTTTGGCGTTGAAAAAGTTCATGTCAAAAATTTAAAAACCGGCAATGAGTCCCAAATTGAAGCGAACGGCTGCTTTATCTGGATCGGTATTCTGCCGAACACCGAATTTATAAAAGGTGATGTGAAGACCGATGAAAGCGGGTTTATTGTTGTGGACACAAAAATGCAGACCAACGTACCCGGTGTATTCGCCATCGGCGATGTCAGGGATACGCCTTTGCGCCAGATTGCAACAGCTGTGGGAGATGGTGCTATAGCTGCGGTCAGTGCAGAGCATTATATAGAGAACTTATAA
- the trxA gene encoding thioredoxin — MAENIIHLNDEDFDELLKTSDKPIMVDFWAPWCGPCKAIGPTLEALANEFGDQITIAKVNVDDNPISPSKHNVQAIPTLIFFKDGAVVNQITGMVAKEKLEEAIKSVL; from the coding sequence ATGGCCGAAAATATTATTCATCTCAATGATGAAGACTTCGACGAATTGTTAAAAACTTCTGACAAGCCGATTATGGTCGATTTCTGGGCACCCTGGTGCGGCCCGTGCAAAGCCATTGGCCCTACCCTTGAAGCATTAGCCAATGAATTTGGTGATCAGATAACCATTGCCAAGGTCAACGTTGACGACAACCCCATAAGCCCCAGCAAACATAATGTACAGGCCATACCAACCCTTATCTTTTTTAAGGATGGAGCAGTTGTCAATCAGATTACCGGCATGGTCGCAAAGGAAAAACTTGAAGAGGCCATCAAAAGCGTTCTTTAA
- the rbr gene encoding rubrerythrin — translation MARLKGTRTEKNLLTAFAGESQARMRYTYFASQAKKDGYVQISAIFAETADQEKEHAKRFFKFLEGGEVEITGTFPAGVIGTTLENLKSAAAGENEEWSHMYPAFAAIAREEGFDDIALVFEMVSVAEKQHEKRYNDMAANIEAGTVFKKNAPVTWRCRNCGYLHEGTEAVEMCPACAHPQAHFEVLGENW, via the coding sequence ATGGCACGTCTTAAAGGAACCAGAACAGAAAAGAACCTGCTCACCGCCTTTGCCGGTGAATCCCAGGCAAGAATGCGCTACACCTATTTTGCCAGTCAGGCTAAAAAGGACGGATATGTCCAGATTTCTGCAATTTTTGCCGAAACTGCCGATCAGGAAAAAGAGCATGCAAAGCGCTTTTTTAAATTTCTTGAAGGTGGGGAGGTCGAGATTACCGGGACCTTTCCTGCGGGTGTCATTGGCACCACACTGGAGAATCTGAAATCGGCTGCGGCCGGAGAAAATGAAGAGTGGTCCCATATGTATCCAGCGTTTGCCGCCATTGCCAGGGAAGAGGGTTTTGATGACATTGCCCTGGTTTTTGAAATGGTGTCTGTTGCTGAAAAACAGCATGAAAAAAGATACAATGACATGGCGGCCAATATTGAAGCGGGCACGGTTTTCAAAAAGAATGCCCCGGTCACCTGGCGGTGTCGAAACTGCGGTTATCTGCATGAAGGGACTGAAGCCGTTGAAATGTGCCCGGCCTGTGCCCATCCCCAGGCTCATTTTGAGGTCCTGGGTGAAAACTGGTAA
- the rpmB gene encoding 50S ribosomal protein L28 — protein sequence MSKECAICGKRPMVGNNVSHAHNLNKRRFNPNLQRVRAVIKPGCVRKIDVCTSCIKAGKVTKAS from the coding sequence ATGTCAAAAGAATGTGCAATCTGTGGAAAAAGACCAATGGTCGGCAATAATGTCAGCCATGCCCATAATCTCAATAAAAGGCGCTTCAATCCCAATCTCCAGAGAGTTCGTGCGGTGATTAAGCCGGGTTGCGTCAGAAAAATAGATGTATGCACATCCTGCATCAAGGCAGGAAAAGTTACCAAAGCCTCTTAG
- the proS gene encoding proline--tRNA ligase yields the protein MGKKVKTAITPTREEDYSQWYQEVVKASDMSENSPVRGCMVIKPWGYAIWENIQRQMDAMFKETGVKNAYFPLFIPLSYLEKEAEHVEGFAKECAVVTHHKLEKGENGRLVPAGELAEPLIVRPTSETIIGESMSRWTSSYRDLPILLNQWANVVRWEMRTRMFLRTSEFLWQEGHTAHATKEEAMERTLQMLEIYAKFVEERLAMPVIKGRKSESERFPGADDTTCIEAMMQDKRALQAGTSHFLGQNFAKGSNIKFQNEEGQESFAWTTSWGTSTRMIGGMIMVHSDDDGLVVPPRIAPAHVVILPIIKKGADNSEVQESAQALQAALRQQTFHGLPVEVEIDSRDIGGARGWDWVKKGIPVRVELGPRDIENNSLFMARRDTGEKKGINREAFINTIADILDDIQETLFQRAQAFREANTFSIDEKDQFYDLYKKANGYNNGAFVLAHWCGSDQCEEKIKQDLSVTIRCIPFDSPDEAGSCIYCGEKSDRRVLFAKAY from the coding sequence ATGGGAAAGAAAGTTAAGACAGCCATCACCCCCACAAGGGAAGAAGATTATTCCCAGTGGTACCAGGAGGTGGTAAAAGCCTCGGACATGTCGGAAAATTCGCCGGTCCGCGGATGCATGGTGATCAAACCCTGGGGATATGCCATCTGGGAGAACATCCAGCGCCAGATGGATGCCATGTTCAAGGAAACCGGGGTAAAAAACGCCTATTTCCCATTATTTATTCCTCTAAGCTACCTTGAAAAAGAGGCCGAGCATGTGGAAGGTTTTGCCAAAGAGTGTGCCGTTGTCACCCATCACAAGCTGGAAAAGGGCGAAAACGGCCGGCTTGTACCGGCCGGAGAACTGGCCGAGCCGTTGATTGTCCGGCCCACATCCGAAACAATTATCGGCGAGTCCATGTCCAGATGGACGTCATCCTACCGGGATCTGCCTATTCTTTTGAACCAGTGGGCCAATGTGGTGCGCTGGGAAATGCGTACCCGTATGTTTCTGCGCACCAGTGAGTTTTTATGGCAGGAAGGACATACAGCCCATGCCACGAAAGAAGAGGCCATGGAACGGACCCTTCAGATGCTGGAAATTTACGCCAAATTTGTTGAAGAGAGACTGGCCATGCCGGTCATCAAAGGCCGTAAAAGTGAATCCGAACGGTTCCCCGGTGCTGACGACACCACGTGTATTGAAGCCATGATGCAGGATAAAAGAGCGCTGCAGGCCGGCACCTCCCATTTCCTGGGCCAGAACTTTGCCAAAGGCTCCAATATTAAATTTCAGAATGAGGAGGGCCAGGAATCCTTTGCCTGGACCACATCCTGGGGAACGTCCACCCGGATGATCGGCGGCATGATCATGGTGCATTCCGATGATGACGGTCTGGTGGTTCCGCCCCGCATCGCCCCGGCCCATGTGGTGATCCTGCCCATTATCAAGAAAGGGGCTGACAATTCAGAGGTCCAGGAAAGTGCCCAAGCACTTCAAGCCGCGCTAAGACAGCAAACCTTTCACGGCCTTCCGGTTGAAGTGGAGATCGACAGCCGGGACATCGGCGGCGCCAGGGGGTGGGACTGGGTGAAAAAAGGCATTCCGGTGCGTGTGGAGCTTGGCCCCAGGGACATTGAAAACAACAGTTTGTTCATGGCCCGCAGGGATACGGGTGAGAAAAAGGGGATTAATAGAGAAGCGTTTATAAATACCATTGCCGATATCCTGGACGATATCCAGGAGACCCTGTTTCAGCGCGCCCAAGCTTTTCGGGAAGCCAACACCTTTTCCATTGATGAAAAAGACCAGTTTTATGATTTGTATAAAAAAGCAAACGGGTATAACAACGGTGCGTTTGTTCTGGCCCACTGGTGCGGATCAGACCAATGTGAAGAAAAAATAAAACAGGATCTGTCCGTAACCATCCGGTGTATTCCCTTTGACAGCCCTGACGAAGCGGGATCTTGTATTTATTGTGGCGAAAAAAGTGATCGGCGGGTACTTTTTGCTAAGGCTTACTAA
- a CDS encoding response regulator has protein sequence MQLKVLITDDHAIIREGLRSLLENKGIQVIDIAKNGREAVEKAIILKPDIVMMDISMPDLNGVEATAKIRKEVPHTRVIALSMHSSKKIVDKMFDSGASGYILKVSAFDEIYDAIQEVLRTNFYLTPVIARMCTNDLGKDLSACKAQTQFNKISRKERKVLQLIAEGKKTRDLAETLGVSIKTVETHRRNIMKKLNIFSVAGLTKYAILEGIIDLE, from the coding sequence ATGCAGTTAAAAGTTCTTATAACTGACGACCATGCCATTATTCGGGAGGGGTTAAGAAGCCTTCTGGAAAACAAGGGTATACAGGTCATAGATATTGCAAAGAACGGCAGAGAAGCGGTTGAAAAGGCAATCATCCTTAAGCCAGATATTGTAATGATGGACATCTCCATGCCTGATCTTAACGGTGTGGAAGCTACAGCCAAGATCAGGAAAGAGGTTCCCCATACCAGGGTGATCGCGCTGTCTATGCATTCGAGTAAAAAAATTGTTGATAAAATGTTTGATTCGGGCGCTTCCGGCTATATTCTTAAGGTGTCTGCCTTTGATGAAATCTATGATGCCATCCAGGAAGTTCTCCGTACAAATTTTTACCTGACACCCGTCATTGCCAGAATGTGTACCAACGACCTGGGTAAGGATCTGAGCGCATGCAAGGCTCAAACCCAATTCAATAAAATTTCCCGGAAGGAACGCAAGGTCCTTCAATTGATTGCTGAAGGCAAAAAAACCAGAGATCTTGCCGAGACACTGGGTGTAAGTATTAAAACCGTGGAGACCCATCGAAGAAATATTATGAAAAAACTAAATATTTTCTCAGTGGCCGGATTAACCAAGTATGCCATCCTTGAAGGCATCATCGACCTGGAATAG
- the aroB gene encoding 3-dehydroquinate synthase: MIQTFTVEGRQGTSAIHVGESLSRVGDYLPDQGSVVIVTDENILKHYGASFPAGHVITVGTGEKIKTLATVEYILREMIKAGCDRSSFLLAIGGGIVCDIAGFVASVFLRGIRFGFVSTSLLSQVDASVGGKNGVNLDAFKNMVGVFSQPQFVLCDIDMLSTLPDREISNGLAEIVKHGLIKDRHLLEFVENNRDKALNRDRETVFRMVAASVAIKSGVVQADERETGERRKLNFGHTIGHAFEKLNPCGHGRAVAAGMVAAAQFSQQRGYINQGDVDRIKDLLLGLGLPVTFDFPPEQIIEAASRDKKKQGHNLFFVFLGQIGQARVEKISYDDLNVFIRGYFA, from the coding sequence ATGATTCAAACCTTTACAGTTGAAGGCCGGCAAGGAACATCCGCCATCCATGTGGGAGAATCCTTGTCCCGTGTAGGAGATTACCTGCCGGATCAGGGTTCTGTGGTTATTGTTACCGATGAAAACATCCTCAAGCATTACGGCGCATCATTCCCTGCCGGTCATGTGATCACCGTCGGAACCGGGGAAAAGATAAAAACCCTTGCTACGGTAGAATATATTCTGCGGGAAATGATTAAGGCCGGATGCGACAGGTCAAGTTTTTTGCTGGCTATCGGCGGGGGCATTGTCTGTGACATTGCCGGTTTTGTGGCGTCTGTATTTCTAAGAGGCATCCGTTTCGGCTTTGTTTCAACCTCTCTTCTTTCCCAGGTGGATGCCAGCGTCGGAGGCAAAAACGGCGTCAATCTGGATGCCTTTAAAAATATGGTGGGGGTCTTCAGCCAACCCCAATTTGTGCTGTGTGACATCGACATGCTCTCCACGTTGCCGGACAGGGAAATCTCCAACGGCCTGGCCGAGATTGTCAAACATGGACTGATCAAGGATCGGCACCTTCTGGAATTTGTCGAAAACAACCGCGATAAAGCCCTGAACCGGGACCGGGAAACGGTTTTCCGGATGGTTGCGGCTTCAGTGGCCATTAAATCCGGTGTGGTCCAGGCAGATGAACGGGAGACCGGGGAACGCCGCAAGCTTAACTTCGGCCACACCATCGGACATGCGTTTGAAAAATTGAATCCCTGCGGCCATGGCCGTGCGGTCGCCGCAGGAATGGTCGCGGCAGCACAATTTTCCCAACAGAGAGGGTACATCAATCAAGGGGATGTGGACCGAATCAAAGATCTGCTCTTAGGACTTGGGCTGCCTGTTACCTTTGATTTTCCCCCGGAACAAATCATTGAGGCGGCATCCAGGGATAAGAAAAAACAAGGCCATAATCTCTTTTTTGTTTTTCTTGGACAGATCGGACAGGCCAGGGTGGAAAAGATCAGCTATGATGACCTAAACGTTTTTATTCGTGGATATTTTGCCTAA
- a CDS encoding RelA/SpoT family protein has translation MIRITDILDKIYEYSPDADVSLIDRAYIYSARVHEGQVRLSGEPYLSHPLEVANILADMKLDMESIAAALLHDVIEDTPATKEDIADMFGPGVAHIVEGVTKLSALHASTKVAQQAESLRKMILAMADDIRVVLIKLADRLHNMRTLKYHKKPEKQAAIAQETLDIYAPIAARLGIFWIKNELEEIAFFYTLREEHDRILTLVNKAKDEQEAYINEVSASLHYKMEEMELPCQIKGRFKSFYSIYQKMLSQGLEFDEVYDLIAFRIILDTVPQCYAAMGAVHSMWKPIYYKIKDYIGNPKPNMYQSIHTTVIGPKGERVEIQIRTHEMDRVAESGIAAHWSYKEGTRIDENTGELFAWIRNLVENQENLKDPDEFLENVRIDLYPGEIYVFTPVGEIKTLPKKATPVDFAYRIHTEVGAQCTGARVNGKLVPLSHELRTGDTIEIITTKGHNPSRDWLNFVKTVKAKTKIRAYINAREKERSYSLGREMCEKTFRKRNQNFNALIKSGDIARVADILGFKTIDDLIAHVGFGQMTALQLLKRAVPEFEKDLEDADDALIEKIVSRPSDKQRTTGIIVKGLNDILVRFSKCCNPLPGDPIIGYITQGQGVAIHRKNCINILKMSSERVIEVEWASGIKESYPASICIKTDDRHGLLADIAAVISKAGINILNAHSETSVEGISIFYFTIMVESSAQLKKVMAELRRVKTVNEVKRVITEDITSGSQSK, from the coding sequence ATGATTCGAATCACCGACATATTGGACAAAATCTATGAATACAGTCCAGATGCGGATGTCTCGCTCATTGACCGGGCCTATATCTATTCCGCCCGGGTTCATGAAGGTCAGGTCAGGCTTTCAGGAGAGCCCTATCTGTCTCATCCCCTGGAGGTGGCCAATATTCTGGCCGACATGAAGCTGGACATGGAGAGTATTGCTGCCGCCCTGCTCCATGATGTAATTGAGGATACCCCTGCCACCAAAGAAGATATTGCTGATATGTTTGGCCCAGGGGTAGCCCATATTGTGGAGGGCGTGACCAAACTGTCCGCCCTGCATGCATCCACCAAGGTGGCCCAGCAGGCAGAATCCCTGCGTAAAATGATCCTGGCCATGGCAGATGATATCCGGGTGGTGCTCATCAAATTAGCAGACCGTCTGCACAATATGCGGACCCTTAAATACCACAAAAAACCTGAAAAGCAGGCGGCCATTGCCCAGGAAACCCTGGATATCTATGCACCCATCGCCGCACGTCTTGGCATCTTCTGGATTAAAAACGAACTGGAAGAGATTGCCTTTTTTTACACCCTGCGTGAAGAGCATGATCGTATCCTGACCCTGGTCAATAAGGCTAAGGACGAGCAGGAAGCGTATATTAATGAGGTCTCAGCCTCCCTGCACTATAAAATGGAAGAGATGGAACTGCCCTGCCAGATCAAGGGACGGTTTAAATCCTTTTACTCCATTTACCAGAAAATGTTGTCCCAGGGTCTTGAGTTTGATGAGGTTTATGATCTCATTGCCTTTCGAATCATCCTGGATACCGTGCCCCAATGTTATGCTGCCATGGGGGCGGTTCACTCCATGTGGAAGCCCATATATTATAAAATAAAGGATTATATCGGCAATCCCAAGCCCAATATGTACCAATCCATCCACACCACGGTAATCGGCCCCAAAGGTGAGCGGGTGGAAATCCAGATCAGGACCCATGAGATGGACCGGGTGGCAGAATCCGGCATTGCTGCGCACTGGTCATACAAGGAAGGGACCAGGATTGACGAAAACACCGGCGAACTGTTTGCCTGGATCCGGAATCTTGTGGAGAATCAGGAAAATCTTAAAGATCCGGATGAATTTCTTGAAAATGTGCGCATAGATCTCTATCCCGGTGAAATTTACGTGTTTACCCCGGTAGGAGAGATCAAAACCCTTCCCAAAAAAGCCACACCCGTTGACTTTGCCTACCGGATTCACACGGAAGTTGGGGCCCAGTGCACAGGTGCCCGGGTCAACGGCAAGCTTGTCCCCCTGTCCCATGAACTGCGCACCGGCGATACCATTGAAATTATAACCACCAAAGGACACAACCCAAGCCGGGACTGGCTCAATTTTGTTAAAACAGTTAAGGCAAAGACAAAAATCAGGGCCTATATCAATGCCAGGGAAAAGGAGAGAAGCTATTCCCTGGGACGGGAAATGTGTGAGAAAACATTTAGAAAACGAAATCAAAATTTCAATGCCCTGATCAAATCAGGTGATATCGCCAGGGTGGCGGACATATTGGGTTTCAAGACGATTGACGACCTGATCGCCCATGTGGGGTTCGGACAAATGACAGCACTTCAGCTGCTGAAACGCGCTGTGCCGGAGTTTGAAAAAGATTTAGAAGACGCCGATGATGCCCTCATTGAAAAAATAGTTTCCCGCCCTTCGGACAAACAACGGACCACCGGGATCATTGTAAAAGGACTTAATGATATTCTGGTCAGATTTTCAAAATGCTGCAATCCCCTGCCGGGGGATCCCATAATCGGATATATTACCCAGGGCCAGGGGGTGGCCATCCACCGAAAGAACTGCATTAATATTTTAAAAATGAGCAGTGAGAGGGTTATTGAAGTCGAATGGGCCAGTGGTATTAAGGAATCATACCCTGCGTCCATCTGCATCAAGACAGACGATCGCCATGGCCTTTTGGCCGACATTGCTGCTGTCATTTCAAAGGCCGGTATCAATATTTTAAACGCGCACTCGGAAACATCGGTCGAGGGTATCAGTATTTTTTATTTCACTATCATGGTGGAAAGTTCCGCGCAGCTTAAAAAAGTAATGGCAGAACTTCGCCGGGTGAAAACCGTTAACGAGGTTAAACGGGTCATCACTGAAGATATTACGTCAGGCTCGCAATCAAAATAA
- a CDS encoding outer membrane protein assembly factor BamD, with protein MKKFFITGLVFLLLSGCSLYEEKHQMNKNAQQLAAEGAASFINEDYEDAIKAYTDLKDWYPFSKYAILAELKIADAHFHLEEYPEAIAAYENFEKMHPKNEAVPYIINQIAMCWFNQIDTIDRDETPAKKAMAEFERLIRLFPEDEHSQEALAHIDACIDNMAAHELYVANFYNKTEKYEAALKRYQYIVENYAGTDQSRIALEKIPGVSEHIKEVESDNDENNDEK; from the coding sequence ATGAAAAAATTTTTCATTACAGGGTTGGTCTTTCTTTTGCTGTCAGGGTGTTCCCTGTATGAAGAAAAGCATCAGATGAACAAAAATGCCCAGCAGCTGGCAGCAGAAGGCGCCGCTTCATTTATAAATGAGGATTACGAAGATGCGATCAAGGCATATACCGACCTGAAAGACTGGTATCCGTTTAGTAAATATGCCATTCTGGCGGAATTAAAGATTGCCGATGCGCATTTTCATCTTGAGGAGTATCCTGAGGCTATTGCCGCCTATGAAAACTTTGAGAAAATGCATCCCAAAAATGAGGCTGTGCCCTATATCATCAATCAAATCGCCATGTGCTGGTTTAATCAGATAGATACCATCGACAGGGATGAAACGCCTGCAAAAAAGGCCATGGCTGAGTTTGAAAGGCTGATCCGGTTATTCCCGGAAGATGAGCACAGCCAGGAGGCTCTGGCGCATATTGACGCCTGCATCGATAATATGGCCGCTCATGAGCTCTATGTCGCTAATTTTTATAATAAAACAGAAAAATACGAAGCTGCGCTTAAACGTTACCAGTATATTGTGGAAAACTATGCAGGGACAGATCAAAGCCGGATCGCCCTTGAAAAAATTCCCGGGGTGTCTGAACACATTAAAGAAGTCGAATCCGACAACGACGAAAACAACGACGAAAAATAA